CCATCAGGGTTGGATGACCAGCGCTGATAATCCATTCCCAGGTCCAAAAGCTATGAGTTTGGCGAGTATAGCTCCAGGAGTGTTGACTGCTGGTGTAGCCACAGATGTAACCCTCACAGGCAGCAACTTTGTGGAAGCTCCATACACGACGACGGTATTAGTAGATGGAGCGGCTGCAACACAGAAGTCTCTGACAGACACACAGATAGTAGTGACAGTGAACCTGGCCGTAGGCGGCCATAGTGTCCAGGTCGAAAAAGGCGGCGTGACAAGCACACTGACCACAGTGATAGCTATAGCACCGGGTACAATTGCCTCAGCGCAACTGGCAGACGGAGTCCTGACCATTGATGGTATAGGACTTGGAGCCGGTCAGTCAGCGGTTGCCATTACCAAGGCTGATGGAAGAACCGTATTTTCGGATAGTATCACAAGCTCGACCGAAACCCAGACAGTAGCAGCAGCTTCCCTAGCGGCAGTCGGCGACACTGTAAAAGTGGAGACACCAACCGGTGAATCCACAGCAACAATCGTAGCTGGAGTAACAGCAACACCAACACCAGTACCAACACCCACACCAACACCAACACCAACACCAGGGCCATCTATCACGTCGGCGACGTTGAAAAATGGAGTCTTAACCATTGCTGGTTCAGGGTTTGAAACTAAGCCGTCGAAAAATCCTCAGAACAACATTTGGATTGTCATATCAGGAAAGACCTACTATGCTAAGAGTATCAAATCTTGGTCTCTTACAACGATAGTAGCAAATGTTCCTACCAACTTCAAAGTAAACCAAATGGTAACAGTGAAAACAGCATCTGGTAAAACAGCTACGGCTAAAATCTCGTAAGGAGTAAATATAAAAAACCAAAATTGAAAGAAAGAAGGGATACATAATCTCTTCTTTCAATTTTTTTTCTATTCATGTCAGAAAATGGAGAAATTGGGAGACTGCAGAAAAACAAGGGATGAAAATTTTATGGATAAGGATAGGAAACATCATCTAATAATATATTATGTAATACCAGGTATAGTATTCATTACTCTCATAAGTTTAGCATTTGCGCTACCTCCAGTACCCCAAAGAATGGGAGTCTATGATACATTATTTGTCACTTATCAAGAGAGCACTTGCAGAGGTTGCCACGCATCAGGTGTACCTGACACGCATCATAACCTTGTAGCGAACAATACTATAAATCGGTACACAAGTCAGCCATTTCAATGTAAAGATTGTCACCCTGTTCTTCCAGATGGGACTGGTATTACAATGGTTAGGAATTGTTTACAATGCCATAATAATACCTTTAACGGGATGAATATTCGAAGACCGCATCACGAAACACAAGCTGCAACGGTTGGACATTGTCGAGCCTGTCATGGAAGTCTGGTAGATAATATTGACGATGGACACTATATAGCTACTTCCCCACTATCCAATTTGACACCCAGTACAACTTTTAAAGTAATCAATCTAACAAGTGGCAGGAAATGGGGTGGTTGTGAATCATGTCATGAACAGGATTTGACAGCCACTCCTTTCATAGCAAGTAATAATAAGACACATCACAACTTAGGAAATTTGAGCGGATTCAAGAATAACGATGTTACAAGATGTGTAATTTGCCATGGAAATCATGATGGTACATACGGACCTGATTCTATAAGATATTGTGAACGATGTCATGGTATAAATGCCATACATAATATTCAGTGGGACATTGCCAATACATCTTCGCAGTCAGGCTTTGGTCATCTTGGACCAAATGATTGCCAAGGTTGTCATGCATGGTATGTAGCAGGCAGTTTAGCACCAGGATCTGACCTTATCGTACCTACTATTGACCACCTTAGTACAAATCAGGCACTTATAGGAGAACAGACAGAATTGACCCTCCATGGAGAAAACTTTGTGACAACAGTTAATGGTATCACTCGATCATCAATTGTAGCCCTTACAAAAGGAGTTATTAAAAACGGAACAACTACAACTAATATTACAATAATTCCGACTAGTATAACCCCATATCAAATTGTTGTAACGATACCACCAATGAATAAAGGTTTGTACGCAATATATGTTTTAAAAGATGGAAATGCAGAAAGTAATAAAAGACCATTTGTAGTTGGGCCGGAAGTCATCGTCAACTCTGCTCTAATTAATTCTACGACAGTTACGATCAATGGTTCAGGATTTGGAACATACAATCCTGCATATAACAATTGGACAAATGTGACGATCAATAGCGGAACTACGTTCCGTTCCGTACAAGTTACAAATTGGTCAGAAACGTCTATTATTGTCACGAGTCCAGATGCAACGATTGGAGATACAACAACAGTCAATAGCATTTATGGTACCAATTCCACACAGGTCACAGGAGAATAAAATAATATGAAAATGCCACAAAAAGGTAAAGTGGTTCTGAATGTGGCTCTATCTACCTGTGCTATTATCATTATTTTAAGCGGAATGGCACTTGCAGCAGATCGTGACGTTATAATTGGTTATCATAAGCCTGTTGTTGGAGTTTCAGCAAAGGAATTGGTCGTCCAAAGTCATAGCGGTAAGGTGAAAAAAGATTTTCATCTGATAAATGCAGTCTCGGCAAGAATACCTGAAGACAAAATCGAAGAGATCAAAAAAGATCCTAGAGTTGCCTATATAGTAAATGACACTATTTTCAGGATGACAGATGAATATTCCAGTTCCTGGGGGGTCCAGTATATCGGTAGTGAGCCCGTACATAACCAAAGTATCAATGGAACTGGAGTAAAAATAGCTGTACTCGATACAGGAATCGACTATAACCATCCAGACTTGGCTGGAAATTATAAAGGCGGATACGATTTTGTCAACAACTATCCAGATCCACGGGACGACAATTGTCTATCATATTATAAGACTTGTCACGGGACACATGTTTCCGGTATTATAGCTGCAGAACATAATGGTATTGGAGTTGTAGGAGTAGCGCCTGGGGCAAGTATATATGCAGTCAAAGTCCTGGACGGAGGCGGTTTTGGTGATGCCAGTTGGATCATATCTGGCATAGAATGGGCGAAAGACAATGGGATGAATATCATTTCCATGAGCTTTGGAAGTACTGAAAATAATACTGCTGTGCTCGATGCGGTTAATTCCGCATATGATTCTGGCGTATTATTAGTTGCAGCGGGAGGAAATACAAATGGACGCCCTGTTTTATATCCTGCGGGATACGATTCTGTTATTGCTGTGACGGCTATAGATCAGAATGGTCAGAATGCAAGTTTCTCTCCAAAAGATCAGAAGATTGAAGTTGCTGCACCCGGGGTAAATATAAATTCTACGGTACAGGGTGGATATGGTATTTTGAGCGGAACATCTATGGCGGCTCCGCATGTGACAGGTGTAGCGGCTCTCATATTTTCAACAAATTTTCCTGATGTCAATGGTGATGGAAAAAGAGATAATAAAGATGTCAGGCAGATAATTGATAGTACAGCGTTTGATGCAGGAATTCCAGGCAAGGATGATATATACGGATATGGTATAGTAGATGCATCTAAAGCCCTTCTTGGAACTTCGGCATCTGCTTATGCTTCGGCATCTGCTAATGCTGACCTGTCGATAACTGAAGATGAAGCTGTATCCAATATCATTGCAGGAGACGGGAAGACCTATACTTATATTATTACTGTAAAGAACAACGGTCCTTCGGATGCCTCAGGTGTACAAGTATTTGATACGTGGCCCAGCGGATTTATCCGGGGTCCTGTTACATCATCTCAAGGAACTTGTGATACAGCGATTAACTTTACCTGCGATCTGGGAACTATGTCAAGAGATGGCACGGCAAATATCAATGTCAGTTATACAGTACCAAATACAACCATAGGAAACTACACAAATAGAGTTGAAGTAAAATCGACCAGTGCTGACAATGATGTGAGCAACAATATAGCTGAGGATAAAAATATTGTTGAAATCATATTAAATCTCGTCGTTAAGGAACGTTCATCAAGTAAAAATGCGAAGCAAGTTTCCCTTTTAAAAGGAGACTATTCAATAACCATAACAAATAGCAAACTATCAGAAATTG
The nucleotide sequence above comes from Candidatus Methanoperedens sp.. Encoded proteins:
- a CDS encoding IPT/TIG domain-containing protein gives rise to the protein MSLASIAPGVLTAGVATDVTLTGSNFVEAPYTTTVLVDGAAATQKSLTDTQIVVTVNLAVGGHSVQVEKGGVTSTLTTVIAIAPGTIASAQLADGVLTIDGIGLGAGQSAVAITKADGRTVFSDSITSSTETQTVAAASLAAVGDTVKVETPTGESTATIVAGVTATPTPVPTPTPTPTPTPGPSITSATLKNGVLTIAGSGFETKPSKNPQNNIWIVISGKTYYAKSIKSWSLTTIVANVPTNFKVNQMVTVKTASGKTATAKIS
- a CDS encoding IPT/TIG domain-containing protein, which gives rise to MNIRRPHHETQAATVGHCRACHGSLVDNIDDGHYIATSPLSNLTPSTTFKVINLTSGRKWGGCESCHEQDLTATPFIASNNKTHHNLGNLSGFKNNDVTRCVICHGNHDGTYGPDSIRYCERCHGINAIHNIQWDIANTSSQSGFGHLGPNDCQGCHAWYVAGSLAPGSDLIVPTIDHLSTNQALIGEQTELTLHGENFVTTVNGITRSSIVALTKGVIKNGTTTTNITIIPTSITPYQIVVTIPPMNKGLYAIYVLKDGNAESNKRPFVVGPEVIVNSALINSTTVTINGSGFGTYNPAYNNWTNVTINSGTTFRSVQVTNWSETSIIVTSPDATIGDTTTVNSIYGTNSTQVTGE
- a CDS encoding S8 family serine peptidase, whose translation is MKMPQKGKVVLNVALSTCAIIIILSGMALAADRDVIIGYHKPVVGVSAKELVVQSHSGKVKKDFHLINAVSARIPEDKIEEIKKDPRVAYIVNDTIFRMTDEYSSSWGVQYIGSEPVHNQSINGTGVKIAVLDTGIDYNHPDLAGNYKGGYDFVNNYPDPRDDNCLSYYKTCHGTHVSGIIAAEHNGIGVVGVAPGASIYAVKVLDGGGFGDASWIISGIEWAKDNGMNIISMSFGSTENNTAVLDAVNSAYDSGVLLVAAGGNTNGRPVLYPAGYDSVIAVTAIDQNGQNASFSPKDQKIEVAAPGVNINSTVQGGYGILSGTSMAAPHVTGVAALIFSTNFPDVNGDGKRDNKDVRQIIDSTAFDAGIPGKDDIYGYGIVDASKALLGTSASAYASASANADLSITEDEAVSNIIAGDGKTYTYIITVKNNGPSDASGVQVFDTWPSGFIRGPVTSSQGTCDTAINFTCDLGTMSRDGTANINVSYTVPNTTIGNYTNRVEVKSTSADNDVSNNIAEDKNIVEIILNLVVKERSSSKNAKQVSLLKGDYSITITNSKLSEIDVNVYENGVLRKDLSSKYKLKKSQVVNFNMNIESPKLDFVFIPNGDKGSTGTITNMRSS